The following coding sequences lie in one Pseudoalteromonas sp. Scap06 genomic window:
- the accD gene encoding acetyl-CoA carboxylase, carboxyltransferase subunit beta, whose amino-acid sequence MSWLEKILPKTTKSSGRKEIPEGVWAKCTSCDSILYKAELEKSLNVCPKCDHHMRVSGRKRLEQFLDDGDRHELGAQHEPKDVLKFRDSKKYSDRINAAQKSSGEKDALVAMKGNLKGIPVAAVAFEFSFMGGSMASVVGARFVDAVDQCLEHNMPLICFSASGGARMQEALMSLMQMAKTSAALAKMTEKGLPFISVMTDPTMGGVSASLAMLGDINVAEPKALIGFAGPRVIEQTVRETLPEGFQRSEFLLEHGAIDMIIDRREMRDTLARILAKFMNLPSTEQEHRVA is encoded by the coding sequence ATGAGTTGGCTAGAAAAAATCTTACCAAAAACGACTAAATCTTCAGGTCGTAAAGAAATTCCAGAAGGTGTATGGGCTAAATGTACGTCATGTGATTCAATTTTATATAAAGCAGAATTAGAAAAATCACTAAATGTATGCCCTAAGTGCGACCATCATATGCGTGTTAGTGGTCGTAAGCGTCTTGAACAATTTTTAGATGACGGTGACCGTCATGAATTAGGCGCTCAACACGAACCCAAAGATGTGCTTAAATTTAGAGACTCTAAAAAATACTCAGATCGTATTAATGCAGCTCAAAAGTCAAGCGGTGAAAAAGACGCACTGGTTGCAATGAAAGGAAACCTAAAAGGTATTCCGGTTGCTGCAGTTGCATTTGAATTCTCATTTATGGGTGGCTCAATGGCATCGGTTGTAGGTGCTCGCTTTGTTGATGCGGTTGACCAATGTTTAGAGCATAATATGCCGCTGATTTGTTTTTCTGCATCGGGCGGCGCGCGTATGCAAGAGGCGCTAATGTCACTTATGCAAATGGCTAAAACCAGTGCCGCACTTGCTAAAATGACCGAAAAAGGCCTACCGTTCATCTCGGTAATGACTGATCCAACAATGGGTGGTGTATCAGCATCATTGGCAATGCTTGGTGATATTAATGTTGCAGAGCCTAAAGCTTTGATTGGTTTTGCCGGTCCGCGTGTTATTGAACAAACTGTGCGTGAAACACTGCCAGAGGGTTTCCAACGCAGTGAGTTTTTATTAGAGCACGGTGCAATTGACATGATTATTGACCGTCGAGAAATGCGCGATACGCTAGCACGTATCTTAGCAAAATTTATGAACTTGCCTTCTACGGAACAAGAGCATAGAGTAGCGTAA